Proteins encoded in a region of the Hemiscyllium ocellatum isolate sHemOce1 chromosome 10, sHemOce1.pat.X.cur, whole genome shotgun sequence genome:
- the LOC132819510 gene encoding insulinoma-associated protein 1a-like, which yields MPRGFLVKRSRKSTPVSYRIRSEDAAPRLETFPAPVSGCPRGLPSGLPAVPRERELEQPPPPPPLPQPPVSREHGPRFLSLGSPAAAESFPAAPPFAGALDRALLLLAPADGGAAQRLPHHHHHHNNNCSGGSSAAPQHRQSVKAAAPKKAKAIRKLTFEDEVTTSPVLGLKIKEGPVEVKPRSGAGGGGGGAAAAGGGGGKPLGEFICQLCKEEYMDPFSLAQHKCSRIVRVEYRCPECDKVFSCPANLASHRRWHKPRAQTPATSSPKGEPGKASPGDAAAKEPGDRDTPSPGSAPSESGSEDGLYECHRCSKRFRRQAYLRKHLLSHPGDPYPPFPGGGAGEAADKKLPAPGQLPKAGSEYHPCQLCGETFPSKASQERHLRLHTSEVFPCKYCPATFYSSPGLTRHINKCHPSENRQVILLQMPVRPAC from the coding sequence ATGCCCAGAGGATTCCTGGTGAAGAGAAGCAGGAAATCGACCCCGGTCTCTTACCGGATCCGCTCCGAAGATGCAGCCCCGAGGCTGGAGACCTTCCCGGCCCCGGTCTCCGGTTGCCCCCGGGGTTTGCCGAGCGGGCTCCCGGCCGTGCCCCGGGAGCGGGAGCTGGAgcagccgccgccgccgccgccccTCCCGCAGCCGCCGGTGAGCCGGGAGCACGGACCCCGCTTCTTGAGCCTGGGGTCGCCGGCGGCAGCCGAGTCTTTCCCGGCCGCCCCGCCGTTCGCCGGCGCCCTGGACCGGGCGCTGCTGCTGCTGGCGCCGGCGGACGGCGGGGCGGCTCAGCgccttccccaccaccaccaccaccacaacaaCAACTGCAGTGGGGGGAGTAGCGCCGCCCCGCAGCACAGGCAGAGCGTCAAAGCCGCCGCCCCCAAGAAAGCCAAAGCCATCAGGAAActcacctttgaggatgaagtgACCACCTCCCCGGTTCTGGGCTTGAAGATTAAGGAGGGACCGGTAGAGGTGAAGCCGAGGTCGggtgcaggaggaggaggagggggtgcagcagcagcaggaggaggaggagggaaacCCCTCGGGGAGTTTATCTGCCAGCTCTGCAAGGAGGAATACATGGACCCCTTCTCCCTGGCGCAACACAAGTGCTCCCGCATCGTGCGGGTGGAGTACCGCTGCCCGGAGTGCGACAAGGTCTTCAGCTGCCCGGCCAACCTGGCATCGCACCGCCGCTGGCATAAGCCCCGGGCCCAGACCCCCGCCACCTCCAGCCCCAAGGGGGAACCCGGCAAAGCCAGCCCCGGGGACGCAGCCGCCAAGGAGCCCGGTGACCGGGACACCCCGAGCCCCGGCTCCGCTCCCTCCGAGTCCGGTTCCGAGGACGGTCTCTACGAGTGCCACCGGTGCAGCAAGCGGTTCCGGCGGCAGGCTTACCTGCGGAAGCACCTGCTCTCCCACCCCGGGGACCCCTACCCCCCGTTCCCCGGCGGGGGGGCGGGCGAAGCGGCCGACAAGAAGCTCCCGGCGCCCGGCCAGCTCCCCAAGGCGGGCTCCGAGTACCATCCCTGCCAACTGTGCGGCGAGACCTTCCCCAGCAAGGCGAGCCAGGAACGCCACCTCCGCCTGCACACCTCCGAAGTGTTCCCTTGCAAGTACTGCCCGGCCACTTTCTACAGCTCCCCTGGACTCACCAGACACATCAATAAATGCCACCCATCAGAAAACAGGCAAGTTATCCTTCTCCAAATGCCAGTGCGCCCTGCCTGTtag